One part of the Asterias amurensis chromosome 11, ASM3211899v1 genome encodes these proteins:
- the LOC139944640 gene encoding uncharacterized protein, translated as MSVLVFFAVWILLISMAYTTQAMICSIGQEPDAANGNKFRWVIPVSDPCECTKIRMGGLNTRTPARPFNVTYHDTPFINDDYKKIWKWLKCPVNECDEDTHTCSGSGNEVCSDKPVGYDCVCQEGYHRPHSGGLCQACHFSTVPHPEPYSYKFILEPQISPFTLNFSVKTGGSALVGLSEDGTDQSVIIETLFGFNPSRSKIVVRRCMPHLCETVGFGGLMAEYTDTTGLTSSTEYHPFWINYAEGVITAGKGGEHESPVEWDAGAHYGRVPNQLHIGISTWENAYGEWDFCK; from the exons ATGTCGGTGCTTGTGTTCTTTGCTGTGTGGATTCTGCTTATCTCTATGGCGTACACTACCCAAG CCATGATTTGCAGCATTGGACAAGAACCCGATGCGGCCAATGGTAACAAGTTCCGATGGGTTATACCAGTTTCGGATCCATGTGAATGTACTAAGATCCGTATGGGCGGACTCAATACAAGGACCCCAGCTCGACCATTCAACGTGACCTATCACGATACGCCTTTTATCAACGATGACTACAAGAAGATATGGAAATGGCTCAAATGCCCTG TTAATGAATGTGATGAAGACACCCATACCTGCAGTGGTTCTGGGAACGAAGTATGCTCCGATAAACCCGTTGGTTACGACTGTGTGTGCCAGGAGGGATACCACCGACCTCACAGTGGCGGACTATGCCAAG CTTGCCATTTCTCTACTGTGCCTCATCCCGAACCATACAGCTACAAGTTTATTCTGGAGCCCCAGATATCGCCGTTTACGTTGAACTTTAGTGTGAAAACTGGAGGTTCCGCCTTGGTAGGACTGTCGGAGGATGGGACGGATCAGTCAGTCATTATTGAGACAC tttttgGCTTCAATCCATCCAGAAGCAAGATAGTTGTCAGACGCTGTATGCCACACCTCTGTGAGACAGTGGGTTTCGGCGGGCTGATGGCTGAATACACAGACACAACAGGCCTAACTAGCAGCACTGAATACCATCCTTTCTGGATCAACTACGCCGAGGGCGTTATTACTGCCGGCAAGGGAGGTGAACACGAGAGTCCCGTGGAATGGGACGCTGGTGCCCATTACGGCCGAGTACCAAATCAATTACATATTGGTATATCTACGTGGGAGAACGCGTACGGCGAGTGGGATTTCTGCAAATGA
- the LOC139944538 gene encoding protein Njmu-R1-like — translation MAAEMDGENGSSNLTQDLSSGDHKLKHYFALYTYHANRPSVQEGGQEVDRNDSTVANFLQREATSNRDFSLSIIATDLIAEQETELREFIFKRLSRGTVYGGSGNVNTVDISNEPLSCYYYLLRQQTIPDDSELDQDEQTNTFYTSIEYVICLLMDTSAALELFRPELDAYSEGLLAVLDSEAKELIKIQHYLEQWYQQAAEYVCRCTDRFQDDLSLLIHTALLDEKLNYVGGDEELRSDVTKFVQVCSLSDLLQHMSDSDTNSQGTSSSEPTLIDLESNVSHDQADGKSADSSSQPVQLVFDDCTQHFHNAESSPFCEEWTRLLLTSSSVGNPANLRQIIEDCKLRTIQDLNTLKRLVRQAESDHYALYRAFAFLRDCGNGAVLLRHIWKDENTVTSQDTQSVLHVLEEFISQNGCFAKS, via the exons atggcggccGAAATGGATGGCGAAAACGGATCATCAAATCTGACGCAAGATTTGTCATCTGGAGACCACAAGTTAAAGCACTATTTCGCATTGTATACATACCATGCTAATAG GCCCAGTGTTCAGGAAGGCGGCCAAGAAGTTGACAGGAATGATTCAACGGTCGCTAACTTCCTTCAGAGGGAAGCAACGTCAAACAGAGATTTTAG TCTCTCAATTATCGCAACGGACCTAATTGCTGAACAAGAAACTGAACTCAGAGAGTTTATATTCAAGAGGTTATCTCGAGGGACTGTGTATGGTGGCAGTGGAAACGTCAACACTGTTGACATAAG CAATGAACCATTGTCATGTTACTACTATCTCCTGAGGCAACAGACCATTCCAGATGATTCTGAGCTGGACCAAGATGAGCAAACGAATACCTTCTACACATCTATCGAGTACGTTATCTGTTTACTGATGGACACAAGTGCTGCATTGGAGCT ATTTCGTCCTGAGCTTGATGCCTACAGTGAAGGTCTCCTTGCAGTATTGGATTCAGAG gCTAAGGAATTAATCAAGATTCAACATTACCTTGAGCAGTGGTACCAACAGGCAGCTGAGTATGTGTGCCGATGTACAGACAGATTCCAAGATGATCTCTCGCTACTGATACACACg gCATTACTTGATGAAAAACTGAATTATGTAGGAGGGGATGAGGAATTAAGATCTGATGTTACAAA ATTCGTGCAAGTTTGCAGCTTATCAGACCTACTTCAACACATGAGTGATAGTGACACTAACTCCCAAGGGACCTCATCGTCTGAACCAACGCTAATTGACTTGGAGTCTAATGTGTCTCATGATCAAGCTGACGGTAAATCAGCAGACAGCTCATCTCAGCCTGTACAGCTGGTCTTTGACGACTGTACACAACATTTTCATAATGCTG AGAGCAGTCCTTTCTGTGAGGAGTGGACACGACTTTTACTGACCAGCAGCAGTGTTGGTAATCCAGCCAATCTGAGGCAAATCATTGAGGATTGTAAACTACGCACCATTCAAGATTTGAATACTTTAAAGAGGCTCGTCAGGCAGGCAGAATCTGACCACTATGCTCTGTATCG AGCGTTTGCGTTCTTGAGGGATTGCGGTAACGGTGCTGTTCTACTTAGACATATCTGGAAGGATGAGAACACAGTCACATCTCAAGATACGCAGAGCGTCTTGCATGTTTTGGAAGAGTTCATCTCACAGAATGGCTGCTTCGCTAAATCCTGA